The DNA region GAGGTGACGACTCTGGCAGAAGCCTTCGCCGCGGCGGGCTACAGAACCGGCGCCTTCGTCTCGAACGTGAACCTGCGATCGGGACTCGGCTTCGAGCAGGGCTTCGAGGTCTTTTCCAACAGTCGTGCCCGCTGGAAGGGTGATTCCGCCCCTGCCCTGACCCGCGAAGCCCTGGCCTGGATCGACTCGCTCTCCAACTCCGAACCGTTCTTCCTCTGGGTCCATTACCTGGACCCCCACTGGCCTTATACGCCTCCGGTGGAGATTCTGCGCCGCACGGATCCCGAAGGTTCCGGGGAGCTTGACATCTTTCGCCGGGTCGAGGGCGGCGAGTTGACCAAGGGGCAGGTCATCTTCTTCGCCGACGAAGTGATGACCAGCCAAGCGATCGAACGGACCCGACGAGCCTACCAGGCAGAAGTCGTGGAGACAGACCAGGCCCTGGCGGCGCTGCTGCGAGGGCTCGAGCAGAGAGACCTGCTCGATGGGTCGATTCTGATGCTGGCGGCCGACCACGGCGAGGCCATGGGGGACCATCGCTACTGGTTTGCCCACGGCGAGTACCTCTACGACGACACCTTGAGGGTTCCCTGGGCCCTGAGAGCTCCGAGAATCGTGCCTGCAGGCACTCGGCTCGACGGGCTGGTGCTTCTCGAGGACATCGCGCCCACCCTGGCCCATCTCGCCCAGGTCGACTTCCCGGCAGAAGTGGATGGTCTCGATCTGTCCCTCCTGCTCGCCAGGGGGGGGGTCCAGAGCATCGAAGAACGGCCCCAGATCCACCTCGCCGACCACCACCTGGTACACCCTGAGAATCCTCGCCGACCCGTTCCCGGCCGCGCTGGGCGCTGGTGGGCGCTGCGCCGGGGTCCGTGGAAGGTCATCGAGATTCCCCAGCGTGATGGAGGCCGCACCTTCGAACTTTACAACCTGCAACGCGATCCGGAAGAAGCCCATGACCTGGCCGCTGAGCAGACCGAGCAGCTCCGGCTGATGGTCCAGCAACTCGAACGCCTCAGACAGGAACTCGGCCCGGGTCCGGATGGAGAGGCCGCCGCTGGCAGCGCCGAAGAGCTGGATGCGCTGCGGGGCCTGGGCTACATGAACTGAGCGGATGCAGGCGGAGACTGCAGGAGTGATCGAGCGAATCTGGACGCGTTGGGCAGATCTGGTGAGCGCCGCCGAGGAGGTGCGTTGGGGACCGGGCACTGTAGCCGCGATGCTTGCCGCCGTGATCGCCGTGCGCAACCTGGTGGAGATCGTCGTCGCCCGGAATCCCACATTCGAAGCTCTGGCCGCCTTCGTCCATTACCCGCTGGCCTACGTGGGCCCCTTTCTCGCGCTGGTGCTCGTTCTTGCCGCCTGGGCCCGGGTACCGCCGGCCCGGGTCGCCCGACTGATGGCCATGGCCTGGCTCTTGACCCTCGTGCCCCCCCTGGCCGATCTCCTGCTTCACCACCACCGCGAGGTACCGACCATCGGCTACCTGGCTGCCGATCCCGCAGATATCGGGTGGATCATCATTCACTTCTTCGACCCCCGCGTTAGCTTCGTAGGGACCACGGGAGGCATTCGCATTGAAACGGCCCTTGCCGTGCTCGGTGGCGCTTTCTACGTGGGGCTGCGTTCTGGAAGAGTCTGGCGCGCGGCGGCTGCTGCCGTCACCGTCTACCTGACCTCTCTCTTCTTCTTCTTGCTCCCGGTGCTCGTCCTCGGCGTCTTCCGGTGGGCCTGGCCGATGACGACCCAGAGTGATCTCCTGCGCGGCGAGGGGGCCATCTACCGCGGTGCGACGGAGTCGGCTCCCGACGCGGCTGCGGTTCTCTGGCTCGTACCGGTGCTGGCTGTTCTGGTCGTCGCCTGGTCGCGGCTCGAACGGCGAGGGTGGGCCGGCGGGACCGGCTGGACCGATCCGTCCCGCCGCGTTCCGCGCGCCGGCTGGACGCCGGGTGCCTTCCTCGCCCTGGTGGCCCTGGGCGGCGTCTTCGTCGCCGAGAAGGTCCTGCTTCCCGAACAGCCGACCCTGACCCTTCCCCCTTACGACATCCTCGCCCCCATCGGGCTGGCTCTGGCCCTCTTGCTCGGCGCTCGCCTGTTTCACGATCTCGACCAGCTGACGTTCTTCAGCCGCCTGGCGCACGGGATCGGCGTGATGGCTCTGGCCCTGGCTCTCGGCCGCAGCGCAGGCGTCGGTCTGGCCGTGGCGCTGTTGATGGGACTTGCCGAGGCTCGCCTCGCTCTGCGGTTGCCATGGAGATTGCCGGTATCTTCCCTTGCCGGAGCTCTCTCCACTGCCGGCGCCTTCGCGTCGGGGTGGTCTCTGGCCATGGGGCCGGAAGCCCTGGCGCGTTTGCCGATGGAACTCCTCGTAGCGTCGCTCGTGGCGGGCTGCAGCTTCGGCTTCCTCCAGGCAACGTATCCCGATTGCAGCGGGATGCCCGCGTTCCGCTCAGGGCTGGCAGCTTGCCTGCTGGGTAGCGCCCTTGCTTTCTCCCTGGCTGCTGTGGTCCTCGCAGGGCCGGCTCTGGTGACCGTGGCCCTACCACTGGGCCTGATCGCGGGTGGTGCCTGGTGGTGGATGGCCGAGGATCGCCATGCCTGGGGCCGAGTCATCGCCGGAACGTTGAGCGGCGCACTGTTTTCCTTCCTCCTCATGGGTGCCGCTTCCCATGCCGAGTTGCGCAGCACTTGGCGCGAGCAGGTCCGTAAGGTCGCGCGGCTGGAGCGGATCAAGGCTGAGCGCTATCAGCAGAGGGGTCAATGGAACGAAGCTCGGTCGGTCTTCAAGAATGCTCTCGACCTGGATCCCGAGGATATCGGATCCCTTCGAGGACTCGGATTGGGCTACATCCGGGAGAACCGGATCAAGCGCGGAACGACCTTTCTCGAGCGTGCTCTCAGGCTGAGCCCTGACGATCCTCAGCAACTGGTCAATCTGGCCGCGGCCTATCTCGAGCAAGACCGTGCAGCCGAGGCGCTGAAGCTGCTCGAGCGGGCGCTCCAACACTATCCCAGAGATCTGCTGGCCCTGCAGCACCGATGTTCCGCCCTCGCCCATCTCGGGCGTCGAGACGAAGCCCAGACAGCCTGCCGTGCTTTTCTCGATCTCGCCGCGGGTCGACCCGGCTA from Acidobacteriota bacterium includes:
- a CDS encoding sulfatase, producing MIAGRLVNRAVAVALLAAGLTIASCWPRATPPPVILVTIDTLRADHVGLSGVAPHPTPAMDRVGLEGAWAPMAVAPFGRTTQSVGTILTGLHPLHHGADGLGMVLPGEVTTLAEAFAAAGYRTGAFVSNVNLRSGLGFEQGFEVFSNSRARWKGDSAPALTREALAWIDSLSNSEPFFLWVHYLDPHWPYTPPVEILRRTDPEGSGELDIFRRVEGGELTKGQVIFFADEVMTSQAIERTRRAYQAEVVETDQALAALLRGLEQRDLLDGSILMLAADHGEAMGDHRYWFAHGEYLYDDTLRVPWALRAPRIVPAGTRLDGLVLLEDIAPTLAHLAQVDFPAEVDGLDLSLLLARGGVQSIEERPQIHLADHHLVHPENPRRPVPGRAGRWWALRRGPWKVIEIPQRDGGRTFELYNLQRDPEEAHDLAAEQTEQLRLMVQQLERLRQELGPGPDGEAAAGSAEELDALRGLGYMN
- a CDS encoding tetratricopeptide repeat protein, yielding MIERIWTRWADLVSAAEEVRWGPGTVAAMLAAVIAVRNLVEIVVARNPTFEALAAFVHYPLAYVGPFLALVLVLAAWARVPPARVARLMAMAWLLTLVPPLADLLLHHHREVPTIGYLAADPADIGWIIIHFFDPRVSFVGTTGGIRIETALAVLGGAFYVGLRSGRVWRAAAAAVTVYLTSLFFFLLPVLVLGVFRWAWPMTTQSDLLRGEGAIYRGATESAPDAAAVLWLVPVLAVLVVAWSRLERRGWAGGTGWTDPSRRVPRAGWTPGAFLALVALGGVFVAEKVLLPEQPTLTLPPYDILAPIGLALALLLGARLFHDLDQLTFFSRLAHGIGVMALALALGRSAGVGLAVALLMGLAEARLALRLPWRLPVSSLAGALSTAGAFASGWSLAMGPEALARLPMELLVASLVAGCSFGFLQATYPDCSGMPAFRSGLAACLLGSALAFSLAAVVLAGPALVTVALPLGLIAGGAWWWMAEDRHAWGRVIAGTLSGALFSFLLMGAASHAELRSTWREQVRKVARLERIKAERYQQRGQWNEARSVFKNALDLDPEDIGSLRGLGLGYIRENRIKRGTTFLERALRLSPDDPQQLVNLAAAYLEQDRAAEALKLLERALQHYPRDLLALQHRCSALAHLGRRDEAQTACRAFLDLAAGRPGYRPAVNDVRRQLRRLQHGQGGVTENPE